One window of the Acaryochloris sp. CCMEE 5410 genome contains the following:
- a CDS encoding pentapeptide repeat-containing protein, whose protein sequence is MNPRIKPWLRTISVVFAVVWLVGSCFVLNSQPTWADDGAQNFTFADLRYEDFENKNFEGASLAGAILLKANLTNANLKGTILTMATFQRSNLTNADLTETFADRVLFNEADLTNAIFTDAMLTSSKFYDATITGADFSYAFLDRDQVTMMCEYADGVNPVTGVSTRESLECP, encoded by the coding sequence ATGAACCCAAGAATCAAGCCTTGGTTACGCACTATTTCGGTTGTTTTTGCAGTTGTTTGGCTCGTTGGCTCCTGCTTTGTCCTCAATAGCCAACCCACTTGGGCAGATGACGGTGCCCAAAACTTCACTTTTGCGGACTTGCGTTATGAAGACTTCGAAAACAAAAATTTCGAGGGGGCTTCTTTAGCAGGCGCGATTCTGTTGAAAGCTAACTTAACGAATGCCAATCTCAAAGGCACGATCCTGACAATGGCCACCTTTCAGCGGTCTAACTTAACGAATGCAGACTTAACAGAGACCTTTGCTGATCGCGTCCTTTTTAACGAAGCGGATCTCACTAACGCCATCTTTACGGATGCCATGCTCACCAGCAGCAAATTCTACGATGCCACCATCACGGGCGCTGATTTCTCCTATGCCTTTTTAGATCGCGATCAGGTGACGATGATGTGCGAATATGCCGATGGCGTTAATCCTGTGACTGGCGTTTCCACTCGCGAAAGTTTAGAGTGTCCGTAA
- a CDS encoding type II toxin-antitoxin system HicA family toxin: MKRKAFIRELEKSGCVLHRHGSKHDIYLNPATGQKSPIPRHTEIKDSLCKQLGLS, from the coding sequence ATGAAGCGGAAAGCATTTATTCGCGAATTAGAAAAATCTGGTTGTGTACTTCACCGACACGGCTCAAAACATGACATCTACCTTAACCCAGCAACTGGACAAAAATCTCCAATACCTCGCCATACTGAAATTAAGGACAGCTTGTGTAAACAATTAGGCTTGTCGTAA
- a CDS encoding type II toxin-antitoxin system HicB family antitoxin produces MSQSFILEYWNDEGWLVGRIKGIPGVFSQGQTLEELEENIRDAYQLMAMDTEPAPAKVKTKELVLEI; encoded by the coding sequence ATGTCACAGTCATTCATACTGGAGTATTGGAATGATGAGGGTTGGCTGGTAGGACGCATAAAAGGCATACCTGGTGTATTCAGCCAAGGACAAACCCTTGAAGAACTTGAAGAAAATATTCGTGATGCTTATCAACTGATGGCGATGGACACTGAGCCTGCACCAGCTAAGGTCAAAACCAAGGAACTTGTCCTTGAAATATGA